In one window of Henckelia pumila isolate YLH828 chromosome 1, ASM3356847v2, whole genome shotgun sequence DNA:
- the LOC140864178 gene encoding uncharacterized protein — protein sequence MGMMRFGRRGKISPRFFGLFKILKRIGTLAYRITLPLSLAALHTIFHVSTLRNYISNPSNVLDYEPLQLTLDLSFEERPVQILAREEQRLRTQVILMVKVRWLNHSEKETTWETEADIRTRYPEIFGTYLNFEDEILFKEGGVVMPKNLFT from the coding sequence ATGGGCATGATGCGCTTTGGTAGAAGGGGTAAGATCAGTCCGAGGTTTTTTGGTCTGTTCAAGATTCTGAAGAGGATTGGTACATTGGCCTACCGTATAACACTACCACTTAGTCTTGCGGCATTGCACACCATATTTCACGTATCTACGTTGCGGAATTATATCTCAAATCCATCTAATGTACTGGACTATGAGCCTCTACAGTTGACGCTAGACTTGTCGTTCGAGGAACGACCAGTGCAGATCTTAGCACGAGAGGAGCAAAGGCTTAGGACGCAAGTTATTCTCATGGTCAAGGTCCGATGGCTGAATCATTCAGAGAAGGAgactacttgggagaccgaagcCGATATTCGGACGCGTTATCCGGAGATATTCGGTACATACttaaattttgaggacgaaattctttttaaGGAGGGGGGAGTTGTAATGCCTAAAAATTTGTTTACTTAA